A window from Mangifera indica cultivar Alphonso chromosome 2, CATAS_Mindica_2.1, whole genome shotgun sequence encodes these proteins:
- the LOC123201951 gene encoding disease resistance protein At4g27190-like: MEIVTAPVSSISEIIFNRLFDAAGRQIGYLLNYNDNIKALQKQVQKLKATRDSIQVRIDAAERNRENILPDVQNWISEVGKVNEEAEKFLDDEGNANKMCFRGWCINLRLCYRFSKQAKKKTAVITQLQEDGKFQTVSQPAPPPADIISPTVGFSGIFKSRESIKNEIVEALKDDKVSIIGICGMGGVGKTTLVKQVGILAKEQKLFDSIVMVVVSQTPNIMNIQAEIAERLRLTSLSVNSKSARASSLWEIIKKEKRILIILDDIWTRIQLEEIGIPFGKDHGGCKIVLTARRKNVCDQMDCDKTFIVGTLTKQESWALFKELVGMDVENSILSSIAREVTAECDGLPIAIVTVARALKNRDMYEWCDALQRLKSSTSTNIEGMHENVILSLELSYNFLETEAKSVFLFCSVFPEDFKIPVEVLVRYGTGLRWFKDLGTIKDIRVRTHAIVSNLISSFLLIREEFREEYGEKYVKMHDVVRDVAHIIARKHNYTFLVKAGTSLKEWPERDTFEDLMCISLMLNDIKEVPDGIECPKLQSLLLQQNSKLVVPNNFFQGMKHLGVLDLSETQLSPLPKSLSFLVNLRTLYLNDCKLGDLSIIGDLSKLEILSLCGSNVREIPISFNRLTHLRLLDLYYCNELTQIPSGVISSLCKLEELYVLESFRLWDLEGDGGDSRSNAKLAELQLLSRITSLEIIIPNLNFLIDNDVPFKNLSSFTIIIGAPEFHERWAFKRFSRKYSRKLMISYNNEVMILGLLDCLKNLVVEYCSK; this comes from the exons ATGGAAATTGTTACTGCACCTGTGAGTTCCATTTCTGAGATTATTTTCAACCGTTTGTTTGATGCAGCAGGCCGTCAGATTGGTTACCTGCTTAACTACAATGACAACATCAAAGCATTACAAAAGCAAGTTCAGAAACTCAAGGCTACTAGAGACAGCATCCAAGTGAGAATTGATGCTGCTGAAAGAAACAGAGAAAATATCTTACCTGATGTCCAAAATTGGATATCGGAAGTTGGTAAAGTCAACGAAGAAGCTGAAAAGTTTTTAGACGATGAAGGCAATGCAAACAAGATGTGCTTCAGAGGTTGGTGCATCAATCTCAGATTGTGTTACCGGTTCAGCAAGCAGGCAAAGAAGAAGACAGCAGTGATCACTCAGCTCCAAGAAGATGGAAAATTCCAAACTGTATCTCAGCCTGCTCCTCCTCCTGCCGACATTATCTCTCCAACTGTGGGATTTTCTGGAATTTTCAAATCCAGAGaatcaatcaagaatgaaatCGTGGAGGCCTTGAAAGATGACAAGGTCAGCATAATTGGAATATGTGGGATGGGGGGTGTGGGTAAGACCACACTAGTGAAACAAGTCGGCATACTAGCCAAAGAGCAAAAGTTGTTTGATTCGATAGTTATGGTGGTTGTGTCTCAAACCCCAAATATCATGAATATTCAAGCCGAAATTGCTGAAAGGCTACGCCTGACTTCACTCTCAGTTAACTCTAAATCAGCAAGAGCAAGTTCTCTATGGGAGATAATTAAGAAGGAGAAACGAATACTCATAATATTGGATGATATTTGGACAAGAATTCAATTGGAGGAGATTGGCATTCCTTTTGGGAAGGACCATGGAGGTTGTAAGATCGTGCTTACCGCTCGAAGGAAAAATGTATGCGATCAAATGGATTGTGACAAGACATTTATTGTTGGCACTTTGACAAAACAGGAGTCATGGGCGCTATTCAAGGAGCTTGTTGGCATGGATGTTGAAAATTCTATTCTGAGCTCAATCGCAAGAGAAGTAACTGCTGAATGTGATGGTCTGCCGATTGCAATCGTGACTGTAGCCAGGGCACTGAAGAACAGGGACATGTATGAGTGGTGTGATGCCTTACAACGACTTAAAAGTTCAACATCAACAAACATTGAAGGAATgcatgaaaatgtaattttatcctTGGAGTTGAGTTACAATTTTCTAGAAACTGAGGCAAAATCTGTCTTCTTATTTTGCTCTGTATTTCCAGAAGATTTCAAAATTCCTGTTGAAGTCTTAGTGAGATACGGAACAGGATTGAGATGGTTCAAAGACTTGGGGACAATTAAGGATATTAGAGTCAGAACACATGCTATTGTAAGTAACCTTATCTCTTCTTTTCTATTGATTAGGGAAGAATTTCGGGAAGAATATGGCGAGAAATATGTCAAAATGCATGATGTAGTTCGTGATGTTGCACATATCATAGCACGCAAACacaattatacatttttagtgAAAGCTGGTACGAGTTTGAAAGAGTGGCCAGAAAGAGATACATTTGAAGATCTCATGTGTATCTCATTGatgttaaatgatattaaagagGTACCAGATGGGATAGAATGCCCAAAGTTGCAATCGTTGCTACTGcaacaaaattccaaattaGTTGTccctaacaatttctttcaaggCATGAAACATCTTGGAGTTCTAGATTTAAGTGAAACTCAATTATCGCCATTGCCTAAGTCACTTTCCTTTCTTGTAAACCTTAGAACTTTGTATCTTAATGATTGCAAATTGGGTGACTTATCTATAATTGGAGATCTAAGCAAACTAGAAATTCTTAGCCTTTGCGGTTCTAACGTTAGGGAGATCCCTATATCGTTTAACCGATTAACTCATCTAAGATTATTAGATTTATACTATTGTAATGAGTTGACACAAATACCATCTGGTGTCATATCCTCTCTTTGTAAATTAGAGGAGTTATACGTTTTGGAAAGTTTTAGGCTTTGGGATTTAGAAGGAGATGGGGGAGATTCAAGAAGCAATGCGAAGCTTGCTGAGTTACAATTATTGTCTAGAATAACTAGTTTGGAAATTATTATCCCAAACCTGAATTTCttaattgataatgatgtgCCGTTCAAAAATCTATCAAGctttacaataataataggtGCTCCAGAATTTCATGAAAGATGGGCTTTTAAGAGATTTTCCAGGAAGTATTCACGAAAATTGATGATCTCATATAATAATGAGGTTATGATTTTAGGATTACTTGATTGCTTGAAGAATTTG GTTGTTGAATATTGTTCCAAGTAA
- the LOC123209521 gene encoding probable disease resistance protein At1g52660 — protein sequence MGCDKTFTIGTLTKQESWALFKEHVGMNVENSIISSIAREITAECDGLPIAIVTVAGALKNRGMYEWRDALQQLKRSTSTNIEGMHENIS from the exons ATGGGCTGTGACAAGACATTTACTATTGGAACTTTGACGAAACAGGAGTCATGGGCACTATTCAAGGAGCATGTTGGAATGAATGttgaaaattctattataaGCTCAATCGCAAGAGAAATAACCGCTGAATGTGATGGTCTACCGATTGCAATTGTGACTGTAGCCGGGGCACTGAAGAACAGGGGCATGTATGAGTGGCGTGATGCTTTACAACAACTTAAAAGGTCAACATCAACAAATATTGAAGGAATGCATGAAAAT ATTTCGTAA
- the LOC123209522 gene encoding probable disease resistance protein At1g52660, producing MGCDKTFIVGTLTKQESWALFKELVGMDVENSIISSIAREVTAECDGLPIAIVTVARALKNRGMYEWRDALQQLKRSTSTNIEGMHENIS from the exons ATGGGCTGTGACAAGACATTTATTGTTGGAACTTTGACAAAACAGGAGTCATGGGCGCTATTCAAGGAGCTTGTTGGCATGGATGttgaaaattctattataaGCTCAATCGCAAGAGAAGTAACCGCTGAATGTGATGGTCTACCGATTGCAATTGTGACTGTAGCCAGGGCACTGAAGAACAGAGGCATGTATGAGTGGCGTGATGCTTTACAACAACTTAAAAGGTCAACATCAACAAATATTGAAGGAATGcatgaaaat ATTTCGTAA
- the LOC123201954 gene encoding ferrochelatase-2, chloroplastic-like → MNEKGEKAVNREDDEHGSAECQSHSHPTENKVGVLPLNLGGSETVHEVQPFLFNLFADLAHALRIALEAKNLPVNIYVGMRYWYLFTEEIKRDKITRLVVQPLYLQFSISTVGLSILVLEKIFREDAYLSKMPVSIIRSWYHREGYIKSMAALIQKELGKFLNPEEVMIFFSGHGVPVSFAVNAGDIYRDQMEECIYLTVQNLKRRGVAMIILWYTRFYFKRNPTVQVGPIQWVKPYTDEVLDELSQKGVMSLLAVPVSLVSQQV, encoded by the exons AtgaatgagaaaggagaaaaggctGTCAACAGAGAAGATG ATGAGCATGGAAGTGCAGAATGTCAATCCCATTCACATCCCACTGAAAATAAGGTTGGAGTGTTACCACTGAATCTTGGAGGATCAGAGACAGTCCACGAAGTTCagccatttttgtttaatttatttgcaGATCTG GCACATGCTCTTAGAATTGCCCTGGAAGCAAAGAACTTACCTGTCAACATCTATGTTGGAATGAGGTATTGGTACCTGTTTACAGAGGAG ATTAAGAGAGACAAAATTACAAGGCTGGTTGTGCAGCCACTTTATCTGCAGTTCTCTATCTCTACAGTTGGGTTAAGCATCCTTGTtcttgagaaaatatttag GGAAGATGCATATCTATCTAAGATGCCTGTTTCTATCATAAGGTCCTGGTATCACCGAGAAGGTTACATCAAGTCTATGGCTGCCTTGATTCAGAAAGAGTTGGGGAAATTCTTAAATCCTGAGGAG GTAATGATCTTCTTTAGTGGCCATGGAGTACCAGTTAGTTTTGCCGTGAATGCTGGTGATATTTACAGAGACCAGATGGAGGAGTGTATCTACCTAACCGTGCAGAACCTGAAAAGGCGAGGAGTTGCAATGATCATACTCTGGTATACCAGGTTTTACTTTAAAAGAAATCCAACTGT TCAAGTAGGGCCGATACAATGGGTGAAGCCCTACACTGATGAAGTTCTTGATGAGCTCAGTCAGAAAGGAGTTATGAGTCTTCTGGCAGTTCCAGTCAG CCTTGTGAGTCAGCAGGTATAA